In the genome of Phragmites australis chromosome 9, lpPhrAust1.1, whole genome shotgun sequence, the window ACCTGTTATTGGGTtacctacattctttaattacaatgcattcatctGATCTGAATAACTGATTATGAGCTGGTTACTATGCTGTTTacttttccagaagtttactcgatgattgatctatgaagtgcagtaagtacgatatgccattctgcagttgttcattattgttttatgcaatGTTGTTTTAAGTCTCAAGCATTTTTCGGGAGTTATGtcggttatgcttgaagcacgtcatacatatatatctcatgcattggaagtttgtcgtcgtcttctggccgcgaccgtaccggtacagtaccgtatgtcacccgaggaggggtacggtgcacacccttacgttacccgaggaggggtaagggtgacccttacgttacccgaggaggggtaagggtgagaagatcatatcatatgcatggttatgtcttcttagggtatggtgcacacccttacgttacccgaggaggggtaagggtaaggagagcatatcatgtacatggttatgtcttcttatggaatTCAATGAATCCTTCgcatcaaattttatttcctttaagttagcttgtatatagatatatatgcggctctgaaggcttataccaatcgattgttaaaatatttaatgttattgttggacttgcttagtcagaATTATTTCTCCTAGTggtggcggtctgtttcattactagtttctatttagaattgttagcacattcaactgtggctaaatagctttttgttaaagtacctttcacttgctgagattttcgaatctcacccgtgctttctttacaggtatgtttagatgttgacgtgcattttggggatggatcttggtagctgcacacactacctcatcaccatgttgatagctcaaccggtgttataaatggtgtttttggtggtctgtcgtttgcTTGGTTCATGTTGTGGtgagacgctggtagcgtcatgAAGgttatatatatgctggttatatctgtttctgcctgtttgtgatatttcttttggtcagttatacctctttatagaggaaatgctgccaaaatgtcctatttttcatataaataggcttagttgtaaagtagggtgttacagcttggtatcagagcctaggctttaggtcctaggtaattgaatgatgaacctgacacacttgcacGAATAGaatgggtatgggatgcattgCATTTCCTACGTCTTGCTTATCTTTGTTTGCTTATGTTTACTATCTCAAATAAGTATTATTGAAGTCACTTGTTTGATTCTTCACCTAATCTTTAGTGTTTTATCGTTGATCTATATTGTTAAGTTGTTGCAGTCAGTTCCATTAGAATGGTGTAGGATTTCTTTTCCCCATGGAGTCGGGGCAATCTTTTTGCCGATTGTGtgaaaatgtattgatagtgaGATCCTAATAGGGTTCTGGGagtttttctaatcttttgctagacttgtaccctagttgttgatgttttgaggATTAGTTAACCCCTCGTGTTTAAGTTGAAATGTTTATATACCTTATGTGTCAGTTTCTTTAATATCTGAGAATAATCTTTTATGGTTGGAATATCTATGCATgttttgaaatgattatttgaggtaGTTATTTTGTTAAGTTAGCCTTTGTGGAAGAGTCCACTGGCTATGGGAGTTGAAATCATCGATTGCGTTGCAGCGACTGATTCGCGTCATAGTGACGCTAGTGGAGTGATGCCTAGGGCGTTGGTGTTGTTTAGAGGTTGTCAGAAAAATTGTGGCCTATAACATCATTATGAGGTGCTTTGTTGGCGTATCGTTATGGGAGTTGGTAGTTGAGTTTGATAAATTCTACTCGCCGAGTAGATTCCGAAGATAAGGGTTATTTGAATCTTTCCTGGCTAAGTAACCGGAGGTATCACTAGAGTCTGTTGTAGCAATTCTTCGAGTGGTTCTTGGTATATGGTTTGCTTTGAGACTTTCTTTCTTAGATTTCATGAATTGAGTGGATCTGAAGAAGTGGCTAGATCCTGGCTTAAGATTTTCCCGCAATGGAGCAGGTTTATGTTTGTTGCTCCAGTTTATTCTCTAAGCTGAAGTTTTCGCCAGGAAGTGTCTGGGTAGGTTTGCATACTGGAAGTTTGTTCCTATTGGGAGTAATTATCTGCTGTTACATAAAGTGATATTCTACGTACTTGGTCGCTAAGATGTCAATACGTGTTGTGAGAATAGCTTAAAATCGGTTTTATCTAAACTCTGGTTTGAGGGAAGAGCATTGTAAATAGTGGAGTTTATTCCAGAATTTAAGTGCTGAGATTAAAGTTATGTTTGGGAGCTAAGGGTTGCTCTCCTGTTTAAAGGAGTGTTGTGAAAGATGATGAACCATTGGGGTGTATCTTTGTAGTTTTGTTGCTGTTTAGGAGAGGGTATGTCTTCTAAGGACCCGGAGAGAAGCATTGTATACTAACGCTCAACCCATTGACGGTAAACTGGTGTTGCAAATGGTGTTTTCTAAActaaattggagttggattaaCAAGGTTGAGTTTGTAAAGGTCATATTTTCAACCTTCTCCATGAGCATTCCGTAGTGATTATCTTGTCGGCTAGATTAACTAATGTCTTTTCAACTTTCGAGGAGGGATGTGTCTTTGCATGCAATTctactttgaagaagttgtggtGTGGTTACCGATAGTGTGACTGGCCTGGGAATGTGAGCAAGATGTGAAGTTCTTTAGTATGCCAGTTTGGCATGTTTTGAACGTACCAGTCAACACAATTTATCTATTGGTCCAACTGCCTTTGGATGGGAGTGTTATGGTATTCAAGTTGGAAGGTGCAAGTCTAAACTAGTACCATGAAGGACGAGTCGTTAGATGTTTAGAAGGATTGAATTAGGCACGTGGTTGTAATCTCCTGATCACCCGTTCTAGACTTGGTGACATATCGAGATGAGATTGACCAACTGGAGGTTTATATCTTAACGTTGTGACTGTCTCTTGTGTAGATCTATCCACACTCGTATTTTTTTGGAGTTAGTGATGTTTGTAGAAGAAGTGAAGTGTTGGTGTTTCTTTAAATCTTGAACCATAAAGGTTTAGAAATTGATCCTCCCTGTgaaagagttgaagttgaagcaaAGAAGGTTTATATTTCTTATTGGGGGGTTTCGACCCGAGTCTGTGGAGTtagccaaacaatattttttggtgTGATTGCATCCACCAAAAAGGATGTTTCTGGGCAACTAATGCCTTGGTTTTAGAACTAGTCGATGAGAGTGTCTCATAATTGGCTGGTATAGTATTAACAGAAATATTGTGTGTTCTTGGATTCATTTTTCCTTCTAAGAGTGAGAAGGCAACGAAATGGTAAAGACCGTCCAATGTAACCGAGATtcgaagttttcttggattcgctGGCCATTACTgacattttatacaaggttCTTCCTTTATTGTAAAGCCTATGATTAGACTTACTGAGACGTGtgttccatttgtatggactgatgaatgtgagataaattttcaaactttgaagaatAAGTCAGTGAACGCTCCTTTTCtggctttgcccgagagtggCAAGCGTTTCGCAGTCTACACCGATATTGTCCGAATTGGACTTgactgtgtgcttatgcaaggaGGTCAAGTAATTGCATATACTTTCAGACAATTGAAAACTTATGAacagaattatccaactcatgacttagaattggctgcagtagtttttgccttgaagagttggaggcattacctgtatggcgagtcatgtgatattttctctgatcataagagtctcaagtatattttcactcaagagatctgaatttgagacaatgaagatggttagaattaattAAAGACTATGATCTGACAATTCAGTATCATCTAGGGAAGACGAATGTGGTAGCAGATGCTTTTAACAGGACAGGTGTTCCTAAAACAGTAATGTCTATATTGTTGGATTTGAGTCGAATGaagatttctttttgttttactAGTACAATACAGAAGGGGACTCAAATGCTTATTTAGTCTACTATACATGAGCATATTCGTGAAGCTCAACAGCATGATTGTCTTCTTTAAGAAGTTCGAAAGAGAATTTTAAcaggaaaatcaaaagagtttagtaTTGATGAGTATGGTGCAATACGCTTTAGAGGCTGTCTCTGTGTACTACAGAAGGCAGAtatgaaaatggatatattgagagTAGCTCATCGGACTCTTTATACTATTTATCCAGgtgaaaccaaaatgtatcgagatCTAAAGcaaaatttttggtggaaaaggatgaaagtggatattgctaagtatgttgcagcttgtggtgtctgccaacaagtaaaggctgaacataaaagacctgcaggattaatgcaacccttagaaattccagaatggaaatgggaacatatcGCTGTGGACTTTATTGTTGGATTGCCTCGTTCACCTCGAgcagagatgctatttgggATGTTGTGGATAGGTTTACAAAATCCGCATATTTCATCCCAATGAAGATAACCAGTTCGGCACATATTTTGGCTCCCCTGTATATCAAggaaatagtgaggttgcatgATGTGTcaaaatcgatcatttcagaTTGGAATTCTAAATTTGTATCCCAGTTTTAgcagagtttgcttataataatagctatcaagctagtattcagatggctccttttgagaccttgtatggccgaaggtgtgtttctcctttgtgttgggattttgttggagagagatcactacttggtctggatttggttcagcaaacatcagaaaaggtaTACCAAAATACATCATAACTTGTTGACTGCTCAGAGtcgacaaaagagctatgtagTTGTCCGGAGACGAGACTTAGTATTTGCAGTTGGCGACCATGTTCTTCTCGGGGTGTCGCCAACCAAAAGTATTGTACGTTTTGGTACCTCTGGGAAATTTAGCCCgaggtacattggaccatttCTAATCACAACCCGAGTAAGCGGTTGGTTTTACTATCTTGAATAACCAGGCTCGATGAGTGGAGTATCTATGTCTcccatgtttctatgctaagaaaatatctgagagaccctgagcataaaattgatgttgaatcGATCACGATAGAGAAAGATTTGACCGTAAAGTGCCACCCAGTACGTATTCTGGATTCCTTAGAGCGAGTTATGAGAAGGAggactatcaagtttgtgagagtcctttggacaaatcaatCAGAACGAGAAGCAATTTGGGAACTTAAAGAACAAATACGCAAAGAGTACCCTAAGCTctttgagactggtgagtcataagttttgaaatatttcaCCTTTATTCTATAGTTGCCATGGAAgcggcagaattcggggacgaattcctttaaggtggggagaatgtaatactaaatttttttttttaaggaaaaaagagagatttgacaaaaagttgactttttgatccattGCTCGtgtggacgatcggagaccgtggttgcgttcatctcgtcgagacgaacccattttgctattcatacgtccgttccgggcactttgagacccgtagcgagcccaataaatttagaccattcgttgttttaaaaaaaaaaataaaaaaaaagaagagataaaGCTCCGGTCGTCActcgatccatccagactcttcGCTCACGTTCGCGTTTGCTCTCTCTTCTCGTTGCTGAGCACGTCGCTTGCCGCTGCTCCTGCCGTCGCCCGCGTGAGCCGCCGTGCGCCGCGcgctgctgccgccgcgccGTCCGCCGACCGAGCCTGGCCTGCCGTCGCCGTCCTGCTCACCGCGTGCCTACGCCACCGCGCCTCGTGCTGTCCGCCTGCCGCGCGCGCGCCGCATGCAGCTGCGCGCCACTTGCCGCCGTGCTTTGTGCCGGCTGCTGTGTTTTGTGCTGGCCGCCgtgagagaaggaagaagcaaGCCACAGAGCCAGcgcaggaagaagaagccaggaaagagaaaggaagaaagaggaaaaaaagaagaagagaaaaagagaaaaaagaagaaaaaggggaaagttggaaatttcggattttcgtcggattcgtcgtcaatttttcgaaggcgatttctcggtaatttctgaacatttgtggttggattaaatcaaatcaatcaattcctgtcgtattatttcatgtgatcaatagtctgtttcgtttcgataatcattattgattcgaagatacgatatccgagtcgaagtatttatttcgatcatcagagcgaagtctaattagtgagattttagttcgactctgaattgaaaataatgtatcatttcatgtgatacaattgTCTGTTCAGTTTTTTTGAATGTAGGCGTATACGcgacgttttcagacgtagaattgacgcttcatattttatgtgttttagttctaatagtatgcctgtccaggtggtactatttctggacgttcttgatcgaaattttcttcatcgtcggtaaaggcaagtgaatgtattgtatgactacgCTTTAACCTGTTATTGGGTtacctacattctttaattacaatgcattcatctGATCTGAATAACTGATTATGAGCTGGTTACTATGCTGTTTacttttccagaagtttactcgatgattgatctatgaagtgcagtaagtacgatatgccattctgcagttgttcattattgttttatgcaatGTTGTTTTAAGTCTCAAGCATTTTTCGGGAGTTATGtcggttatgcttgaagcacgtcatacatatatatctcatgcattggaagtttgtcgtcgtcttctggccgcgaccgtaccggtacagtaccgtatgtcacccgaggaggggtacggtgcacacccttacgttacccgaggaggggtaagggtgacccttacgttacccgaggaggggtaagggtgagaagatcatatcatatgcatggttatgtcttcttagggtatggtgcacacccttacgttacccgaggaggggtaagggtaaggagagcatatcatgtacatggttatgtcttcttatggaatTCAATGAATCCTTCgcatcaaattttatttcctttaagttagcttgtatatagatatatatgcggctctgaaggcttataccaatcgattgttaaaatatttaatgttattgttggacttgcttagtcagaATTATTTCTCCTAGTggtggcggtctgtttcattactagtttctatttagaattgttagcacattcaactgtggctaaatagctttttgttaaagtacctttcacttgctgagattttcgaatctcacccgtgctttctttacaggtatgtttagatgttgacgtgcattttggggatggatcttggtagctgcacacactacctcatcaccatgttgatagctcaaccggtgttataaatggtgtttttggtggtctgtcgtttgcTTGGTTCATGTTGTGGtgagacgctggtagcgtcatgAAGgttatatatatgctggttatatctgtttctgcctgtttgtgatatttcttttggtcagttatacctctttatagaggaaatgctgccaaaatgtcctatttttcatataaataggcttagttgtaaagtagggtgttacataaTCTAACAGCTACATGAGGATGACGCACACACCCAAGAATACAGGGAAGGAAACTTAGCAGTTGAGGCTTTAAGGGCTCGGACAAATAAGGTGTAATTGAACGAACAATCTGCAAGAAGAGCCAGAAATTCAAAATGTGGGCAGAAAACAGAAAAGGCTACTAAGCCAGCCTACAGTAAATAATAGCAACATACAAGTTAATGTAGCATATTAGTTTGATTTGGTAAGACAATATAAGCATAGACAATATGGTAGTTCTATATAGATCACCAAGACACTCGATTCAAATTAATTCCAAATGGAACAAACCTGGATATTATTTATGAGCGACTGTGGGTCCTTATCCTCACACGATCTGCCTAGCTGTGCAATACTTAGATCATCTTTCAGAGTGCCATCTTTGGTTTTTACAGGCTTAAGAAACTCAGTAAGGCAACCCCATAGTTTGGGAAGTTTTTCAAACAATGATGATCCAAATTTCTCACAGAGATGCTTGAAAGCTAATTCTGATCCTCGTCGGCTTATAAAACCTTCCATTTTTAACCTTTCTTCACTCCCAGAAGTCATATGACCCCTGGATTTGTGACTTGTAAAACGCTTTCCAATTGACAGCAAATTCTGGTCCTCAATAACCTGCATTGAGTTGATAACTGCAGCTTGAGGTGTCTCACTGGCATCAGTGCATATCAATGTGCAGAGATTCTTCATTAGTTTGTCATTTGGACCAGGCTTGCGGCCAACACAACTAAAAATGAGCTCAGCAAGTGCATCAGCAGCTTTATCTTGAAGTACTTCTTCCTGGATAATACAGAATCATCTGAGCATAAAGGCTAAGGCAGAAAATATGTAAATGATCACAAGAAAAGCTAAATGATTTACCTGTTCTCTTTTTATGGCAGCCATTAAAGGCAAAATGACTGGGTTCAACTTGCTAGGCAAACCCGACATCCAGACTACAGCAGAAGCCACTAAAGAAGAAACTGTCACATGCAAATTATTCTGCACAATAACAGCAAATAACAAAAGCTTATGTAAACATGTTGGTAATAAATTTATCAGGAAACTGTAAATATCATGGCTAGAAATATGCAACACTAAGCAGTTTAGCATTGTAAtacaaatttgagagaaacaatAGATTGAAAATACCACATACCTGAACACATTTCAAATAGCCTGATGTGGCCAACAGACCTTGTTTTGCTGATTCTATGTTATTCAGGACAATTTTCTCACTTTCTGAAGGAAGATCAGATTCAGAAGGTAACAAAAGATTTGAAGCAAAGTTAATAGCATCATCGACACTCAACACATCAACATTAAGGTTTAAGCTGCTGACATAATCTCTGAAAGTAGCACAAGAATCAATTGACTGGAGCAAATTATTGGCTTCATTGCGCATCTTTGTGTATGTTCTTGCAAGTTCAGTATATGGAAGCACAGAATCTTTTGTAGGAAATGCAGGGCCAGAGCAAGTCAATAAGTCCAGCAGCCACTCTTTCACAGAAGATAAGAAAGCTAGCAATGTACCAACCAAGACAGGATCTCTGCTTCTCAGACCTTTAAACCAAGAAACGATAACCATAGAAGCCACCTGGAACAACAGAAACATAAGCTTACAACTCAAGCAATTGAACACATTAATATCCTTCCATGATTGGGGCATCTCATACCTGTCTCTGAACACCTGAGAGAGACATGAGATCATTCGCTAGTGGAGTAAGAATAACTTGCCATGAGCCTACTGGCAACTTAGAGGCAAAAAGCCCAAGGGCCATTGACGTAAGCACCCGTGTATGAGTAACAGATTTTTCAGAATCAGCCCCAACAATGATCTTTGAAACACTTGAGGGACAATCGAAATGTTTTTCATGTGAAGTACTTTCCCCTGTAGAAACAAAAGATATCATTCTTGAATTTTCATGTTCTAGCCTTGCAGATCTGATCTTTGCAGCAACTCTTGAACGACTTCCTCGTGGAAGGGCAACTGGTAAAAACATTTTTGTAGAATCCAAAATTGAGCCATATGGAGTAGTAGCAAGTTGTACCCAATTACTAAAATATGACCTCGCAGCTGACTCAAGGTCCTTCTCAGGGCACTACAATAATTGAGACGATTTTGTTTGTTATAATGTCATTGACTCATTGTATGTAGACCAGATTGCTAAGCTGATGTGCATTTAGTAAATTAGCAATACAACATCAATAACCTGAAGTAGAAGTTTCCAAGCCCTTTCAGACGACTGAAGAATCTCATAATTTGACTCCAAAAGTAGGTTCTGGAAGACAACCTGCAGTGCATCACCTAATATTGATGTAGGCCAGAATTTAGATGGGGTGATTCCATCTGAACTCCTAGTATTGCCAACCTCAAGAAGCCTCTCCTAAAAAAATGAAACTTCACAGTTAACTAGGAAAGCCCAATAAGAGATATGGAGAAGCCTGTGATAAACATCATTACTCATGCTAACAGCAAAACTGCAGTTTTCCGTCCTTGAGGTTTGACTTTCTTTtgtcaaaacaaaaaagatagtGCAATTCATTAACCAAATTGTTCAAAACTGCTACAGCATGTAGAGATATTTTATTGATTATCCGGTTAATTTGCAAGATGGGGTGAATACGTGATACAACAGCACAATTAAACCAAATTGAATCCTAGTAACTCGTACCAGTGTGCATATGGCAGAACGCCGGACTGAAGTGATACTATGTCTCATAAAGGGCCATAGTCGGGGTGTCAGTGTGGCTAGACCATAAGGGTTCTCACTAGATGCCAATCTGTCTTCTTGCTCAGCAATCTGTGTCACTTTGTTTAAATCAAATTCTCTCCCTTCCCCTAAGGCTGCTGTTCCAAGCATCTTTGGGACCATCTCTGGTTGAGAATATATCTCTGCTAGCAAATTCATTacactgaaaaaagaaaaagaaatttggACATGAGCTAAACAAAACATTTCCAGTGACATGAATAGAGTGCACTAAAAGGAATAAAATGGCAACAAACAACCAAAGAAAAAATTCCataactttaataaaactaatggTAATAGGTGGCCAGTTTCAGAAGACAAAACAACAGTTAAAAAGTAAATGGGCCACTTGATCTTTAGCCTGTCCTCAACTTTCTTCAAACATCGATATTTGCCAGATGAGGAAAACATGATTGAAGTAATACCTGCTTGTAGATGGGCTCAGATCATCAAGGTCAAACAATATATCCCAAAGCAACATCACAATTGAATGCAGCATTTGATCATTTAGTCTAACCAAAGAAGCGGTAGCTGGGATCAGGGCTTCTGCAGCCACTGCTCGGACATCATCATCCGGATCCTCCAGACCAGCTTTACAAGCATGAAGGACATAGTCAAGCAAATCTTTAAGCATTTCCTGGTCAGGCAAGAAACGGTATTGTTATGATCGCACATATTtgttcaataatattaaatgaTGAGCCATGAAAAGTATAGGAGACGAAAACACATTGTTGAATTTTTAATGCACATCAGAGCTATGTTTGGCTTGACAACAAACCCGACTGGTATTGCCACTCTGATATTATCTATCATGGTTTAACAGGGTATATGACTATATATGCACAAGGGATTACAACAACAGAATCGAACTGTTGCACTAGATTATCAGTTCATTGAATCTTGATTAGCAATTACTTGGCGAACAGCGACTAAGTACTTAATTCCGAGGAGGCTCCCATGACGAACTTCCCACTCTTGTCTGCGCTGAAAGAACAAAGAACAGAAAGACAGGCAGCATGAGACAAATTATCAAGATTGGGAGCATGAGACAAATGATTACTACAACACACACCTGCATTTGCAGCAAGGTATTCAGGGTATGACATACTAAAGAAGGGTGCATGTACTTCATCACAGCACCAAGTGCTTGAGCACAAGTTTCACGAGCAGGGGCAACCACTTGATCCGATACATAATCACCAAAGCTAAAAACAGAACAAGAcagggaaaaaaaataagataaagaaCCAGcagaagaatatatatatatatattaaatgatGAGCCatgaagatatatatatatacacacacggcGAATCTATTATGCGCCTAGGCGCACTGTAGTTTACTGTTGCGCCaccccccagttacaactcaaaaaacTGTCAGTTACAACTGTGCGTACAGaagtacataattgcaacacaagaAGTTACCGAGTTACATTTTAGATGCACTATAGTTTACTGTTGTGCCACCCCCAATTACAACTCAGAAAAGTGTTAATTACAATTCGCTAGGTAGACCAATTACAACCGCACGTCCAGaagtacataattgcaacacgagttACGTTTATCCATAACGCAATTGCAACTCTCTTTTTTATTTACGTCTGGTTATAACTCCCTGTCTCGCAGATTGAAACTGACAATTTTCTGAATTATAATTGGGGAGTGACGCAACAGTAAACTACAGTGCGCCTAGACGCAAATATGTGTGTGTCTCTATCCAAAAACACATACCGATCCAATGAAAGTACACAAAGGAAGCGGATTGCACAATCTTGATGAAATTCCCAATTCTTCATATATGAATACTTGGCCAACTTCATCAATTTGGAAAATTTCAAATTTCCTGGAGCATGTATAAGAGAACTCGGATTTGATACGGAGTTGAGGGTTTTGTGTAACGTTGCACATGTTGTATCCCCCTTAGAGGGATCAATTGAACCATCAACACAGGACTCTGGCTCAACTTTTATGTGAGCAGAATTTGGTTCACCACTTGATACAGTAAGCACCATGCTCAGACCTGCCTCTGTTTTTAATTGATCACCATTAAACAGCTCCTTACCGTAGTCCATACATGTAATTTCAGAAGGATTTGGCTCTTCCTTATGCCTCTTCAAAACCGGTTCGAGGTGTTCCACATCAACGTCTTCATTTAGATCAATACCATGTGGCCTTTTACGGGAACCAAAGTTGGTTTTATCATCCAAATCAGCAGAAGGAAAGCTTGGACCAGGAAAATATACTCCAGCACAAGCACCTTGATGTGTAAAAATTTCCCTTAAAGCCATAATGCTGCCATGGCGAACTTCCCAAACTAATGTGCAACACCCAGTTAAAAGATTGTAAGCAAGACAGCGTGAGAAAAAGAAAGACAGTATGAGACATATTTGGGGGTCAGATGAACTTACTAGGGTCAAACATATCATGAATAAGCTGATCCACAAATTGTTCAAAAGGCCATCTCCCATTTTCACTATACTCCAGATTGTCTTCATCCACAGTTGCATCAAATGCATCCTGAAATCAGGGAATAGAAATGATTAAATAAGCACAGATGAAGAGAACATCACCCCACCAAAGAATGCACTGGCCAACTAACATGAATTCCCAAACAGAACAAGAGCAACAAGTGAATACACTAGCGCTTGCGCGGATGCACACTCCCACTCATGCACTTGCACACTGCCACATGAGTACAAGCTTGTGCTAGCAATTGCatagtgagaagttgagaaccGGAAGGTTTACAGATTCTACATTCATAGGCTTAGAAATGTCGAAGTGAGAAGAAAATAGCTTCAGTGAGCCTTTCGATTAGTTCAGAAATCTATTCTAACAATAAATAATGATATCTCGTGATCATAATTTCTATGTAAGAAAACAATTAATAGGAGATTCGCAGGATCTTAGACAAAATCATACATTATGTGCACCAACTTGGTCAGAAGAAGCTCCATTGGATGATGCAGAACTTTTTAGTGCAACCTCATCATCCTCAGCCTTTGTATGATCTTTTGCATTACTCTTTGCTTTACGCTTCAGCATATTGAGCTCCCTGGCACTTAATCGCCTCGAACAAAAACTAGACTGTCTGGGATACATAGGAACCATGGTGGCAACTAACTGCTGAATATTATGGCCAGTATTGTACGAATGAAATCCATTATTCTGTACATTTGAACCCCAGTAATTTTTTTGGGTAAGAAGATCCTCATCTTTTATAACATCATTAACATCCATAAACTGCTCACATACATCCAGTCCTGAACtataacaaaaaaaatgtaAGCATTCCAAAACGCTAATGGGTATATGCAAAGATACATAGCCTTGCATGATCATCAAAACATGATGGAAACAGCACATCGACAATTCAATATGGGAATAATTCATACTTTGCGGGGCATAATTCAGCAAAGAAAAGGACTGGCAA includes:
- the LOC133929540 gene encoding TATA-binding protein-associated factor BTAF1-like isoform X2, which produces MVCFNMHFIKFLIREYDVANDNGKNPAERLALQKQNLRRRLGLDVCEQFMDVNDVIKDEDLLTQKNYWGSNVQNNGFHSYNTGHNIQQLVATMVPMYPRQSSFCSRRLSARELNMLKRKAKSNAKDHTKAEDDEVALKSSASSNGASSDQVGAHNDAFDATVDEDNLEYSENGRWPFEQFVDQLIHDMFDPIWEVRHGSIMALREIFTHQGACAGVYFPGPSFPSADLDDKTNFGSRKRPHGIDLNEDVDVEHLEPVLKRHKEEPNPSEITCMDYGKELFNGDQLKTEAGLSMVLTVSSGEPNSAHIKVEPESCVDGSIDPSKGDTTCATLHKTLNSVSNPSSLIHAPGNLKFSKLMKLAKYSYMKNWEFHQDCAIRFLCVLSLDRFGDYVSDQVVAPARETCAQALGAVMKYMHPSLVCHTLNTLLQMQRRQEWEVRHGSLLGIKYLVAVRQEMLKDLLDYVLHACKAGLEDPDDDVRAVAAEALIPATASLVRLNDQMLHSIVMLLWDILFDLDDLSPSTSSVMNLLAEIYSQPEMVPKMLGTAALGEGREFDLNKVTQIAEQEDRLASSENPYGLATLTPRLWPFMRHSITSVRRSAICTLERLLEVGNTRSSDGITPSKFWPTSILGDALQVVFQNLLLESNYEILQSSERAWKLLLQCPEKDLESAARSYFSNWVQLATTPYGSILDSTKMFLPVALPRGSRSRVAAKIRSARLEHENSRMISFVSTGESTSHEKHFDCPSSVSKIIVGADSEKSVTHTRVLTSMALGLFASKLPVGSWQVILTPLANDLMSLSGVQRQVASMVIVSWFKGLRSRDPVLVGTLLAFLSSVKEWLLDLLTCSGPAFPTKDSVLPYTELARTYTKMRNEANNLLQSIDSCATFRDYVSSLNLNVDVLSVDDAINFASNLLLPSESDLPSESEKIVLNNIESAKQGLLATSGYLKCVQNNLHVTVSSLVASAVVWMSGLPSKLNPVILPLMAAIKREQEEVLQDKAADALAELIFSCVGRKPGPNDKLMKNLCTLICTDASETPQAAVINSMQVIEDQNLLSIGKRFTSHKSRGHMTSGSEERLKMEGFISRRGSELAFKHLCEKFGSSLFEKLPKLWGCLTEFLKPVKTKDGTLKDDLSIAQLGRSCEDKDPQSLINNIQIVRSITPYLSEPLKPQLLSFLPCILGCVRHPHVAVRLSAARCITSMAKSLTDEVMAIVIENVIPMLSDLSSVCARQGAGMLLSLLVQGLAVELVPYAPFLVVPLLRCMSDPDGSVRQTVTHSFAALVPLLPLSKGVSLPGGLSERLSSSTEDVQFLEQLLDNSQINDFKLNIDLSVELRRYQQEGINWLAFLKRFKLHGILCDDMGLGKTLQASAIVASDIAESRARNDDHDPTSLIICPSTLVAHWEYEIEKYIDSSVMKALQYIGSSQDRVMLRSQFDKFNVVITSYDIIRKDIDFLGNISWNYCVLDEGHIIKNSRSKITSAVKQLKADHRLILSGTPIQNNVLELWSLFDFLMPGFLGTEKQFQATYGKPLLAAKDSKCSAKDAEAGILAMEALHKQVMPFLLRRTKDEVLSDLPEKIIQDRYCNLSLLQLKLYDKFSSSNAKEEISTIVKAKELEESASQPKATRHVFQALQYLLKLCSHPLLVTGENPSDHLVDILKEIGVGSGGELHELHHSPKLVALQEILHECGIGSEISSPDASAAVGQHRVLIFAQHKAFLDIIEKDLFQSHMRSVTYLRLDGSVELEKRFEIVKAFNSDPTIDVLLLTTHVGGLGLNLTSADTLVFMEHDWNPMKDLQAMDRAHRLGQREVVNVHRLIMRGTLEEKVMSLQRFKVSVANAVINAENSSLETMNTDQLLDLFTSTPASRKASVLRSSSSDDHSKNSKRKSGSKGLKSILNGLDELWDQSQYADEYDLNQFLAKLNG